From Dasypus novemcinctus isolate mDasNov1 chromosome 8, mDasNov1.1.hap2, whole genome shotgun sequence, the proteins below share one genomic window:
- the POMT1 gene encoding protein O-mannosyl-transferase 1 isoform X1, whose amino-acid sequence MKPLGIVPGGWVKPQGQKRVPRKVQSCREEGILLSLLFYKMLGILNRPIVVTADINLNFVALAGMGLLSRLWRLTYPRAVVFDEVYYGQYISFYMKRIFFLDGSGPPLGHMLLALGGYLGGFDGNFLWNRIGAEYSNNVPVWSLRLLPALSGAFSVPMAYQIVSELSFSHCAAMGAALLILIENALITQSRLILLESVLIFCNLLAVLSYLKFSNSQKHSPFSLSWWFWLILTGVACSCAVGIKYTGVFTYLLLLSVAAVQAWHVIGDQTLSSVCVFCHLVARAVALLVIPVIMYLLFFYVHLILLYRSGPHDQIMSSAFQASLEGGLARITQGQPLEVAYGSQVTLRNVFGKPMPCWLHSHQNTYPMIYENGRGSSHQQQVTCYPFKDVNNWWIVKDPGRHQLVVNNPLKPVRHGDIVQLVHGLTTRFLNTHDVAAPVSPHSQEVSCYIDYNISMPVQNLWRLDIINRETDTDIWKTILSEVRFVHVNTSAILKLSGAHLPDWGFRQLEVVGEKLSRGYHESMVWNVEEHRYGESQEQKERELELHSPTQADISRNLSFMARFSELQWRMLTLKSDDSEHKYSSTPLEWVTLDTNIIYWLHPRTSAQIHLLGNLVIWASASLATLVYVLLFCWYLLRRRRNVCDLPEDCWLRWVLAGSLCGGGWAVNYLPFFLMEKTLFLYHYLPALTFQIILLPVVMQHVRDHLCRSQLQRNVFSALIVAWYSTACHVFNTLRPLTYGDKSLSASELKALRWKDSWDILIRKH is encoded by the exons ATGAAACCTTTGGGAATAGTGCCAGGGGGGTGGGTGAAGCCTCAGGGACAGAAAAGAGTGCCAAGGAAGGTGCAGTCTTGCAGAGAAGAGG GCATCCTTCTGAGCCTGCTCTTCTACAAGATGCTGGGAATTTTGAACCGCCCAATAGTGGTGACTGCTGACATCAACTTGAATTTCGTGGCCCTGGCAGGGATGGGATTGCTGAGCCGACTGTGGCGACTCACCTACCCTCGGGCTGTGGT tttTGATGAAGTCTATTATGGGCAATACATCTCCTTTTACATGAAACGGATCTTCTTCTTGGATGGGAGTGGACCGCCATTGGGCCACATGCTGCTGGCCTTGGGAG GTTATTTAGGAGGATTTGATGGTAACTTTTTGTGGAACAGAATTGGAGCAG AATACAGCAACAACGTGCCTGTGTGGTCCTTGCGCTTGCTGCCGGCTCTCTCAGGGGCCTTCTCGGTCCCCATGGCCTACCAGATAGTGTCAGAACTCAGCTTCTCTCACTGTGCTGCCATGGGAGCTGCTCTCTTGATCCTTATAG AGAATGCTCTGATCACTCAGTCAAGGCTAATCCTGTTGGAATCGGTGTTAATATTTTGTAACCTATTGGCCGTATTGTCCTACCTGAAGTTCTCCAACTCCCAAAAGCACAG CCCTTTTTCTCTAAGCTGGTGGTTTTGGCTAATCCTGACTGGAGTTGCCTGTTCCTGCGCGGTTGG CATAAAATACACAGGTGTTTTCACATACTTGCTCCTGCTCAGCGTCGCTGCTGTCCAGGCCTGGCACGTGATTGGAGACCAGACCTTATCCAGT GTCTGTGTGTTCTGTCACTTGGTAGCCAGAGCAGTGGCTTTGTTGGTCATCCCGGTCATCATGTACTTACTTTTCTTCTACGTCCACTTGATTCTACTCTACCGCTCTGGGCCCCATGACCAAATCATGTCTAGTGCTTTCCAGGCCAGCTTGGAG GGAGGACTGGCGCGGATCACCCAAGGCCAGCCCCTGGAGGTGGCCTACGGTTCCCAGGTCACGCTGCGGAATGTCTTTGGCAAACCCATGCCCTGCTggctgcattcccaccagaaCACCTACCCCATGAT ATATGAGAATGGCCGAGGCAGCTCCCATCAGCAGCAGGTGACCTGTTACCCCTTCAAAGATGTCAATAACTGGTGGATTGTAAAGGACCCTGGGAG GCACCAGCTGGTGGTGAACAACCCCCTGAAACCTGTACGCCACGGAGACATCGTGCAGCTGGTCCACGGCCTGACCACCCGCTTCCTCAACAC GCACGACGTGGCAGCACCCGTGAGCCCCCATTCCCAGGAGGTCTCCTGCTACATCGACTATAACATCTCCATGCCTGTCCAGAACCTGTGGAGACTG GACATCATCAATAGAGAGACAGATACGGATATTTGGAAGACCATTTTGTCAGAGGTCCGGTTTGTACACGTGAACACTTCTGCCATCTTGAAG TTGAGTGGGGCACACCTACCTGACTGGGGCTTCCGGCAGCTGGAGGTCGTTGGGGAGAAACTGTCACGGGGCTACCACGAGAGCATGGTGTGGAATGTGGAGGAGCACCGGTATGGGGAAA GCCAGGAACAGAAGGAGAGGGAACTAGAGCTGCACTCACCTACGCAGGCTGACATCAGTAGAAATCTCAGCTTCATGGCCAGATTCTCGGAATTGCAG TGGAGGATGCTGACGTTGAAAAGTGATGATTCCGAACACAAGTACAGCTCCACTCCCCTGGAGTGGGTCACCCTGGATACCAACATCATCTACTGGCTGCACCCCAGGACCAGT GCTCAGATCCACCTGCTCGGGAACCTCGTCATCTGGGCCTCGGCCAGCCTCGCCACGCTAGTGTACGTGCTGCTCTTCTGCTGGTACCTGCTCAGACGCCGGAGGAACGTCTGTGACCTCCCTGAGG ATTGCTGGCTGCGCTGGGTGCTGGCTGGGTCCCTGTGTGGTGGGGGCTGGGCGGTGAATTACCTGCCTTTCTTCCTGATGGAGAAGACACTCTTCCTTTACCACTACCTGCCGGCGCTCACTTTTCAAATCATCCTGCTCCCCGTGGTTATGCAGCACGTGAGGGACCACCTGTGCAG GTCCCAGCTCCAGAGAAATGTCTTCAGCGCCTTGATTGTAGCCTGGTATTCTACCGCGTGTCACGTATTTAACACCCTACGCCCACTAACCTATGGGGACAAGTCTCTCTCTGCAAGTGAACTCAAGGCCCTTCGCTGGAAAGATAGTTGGGACATCTTGATTCGAAAACACTAG
- the POMT1 gene encoding protein O-mannosyl-transferase 1 isoform X2 has translation MLGILNRPIVVTADINLNFVALAGMGLLSRLWRLTYPRAVVFDEVYYGQYISFYMKRIFFLDGSGPPLGHMLLALGGYLGGFDGNFLWNRIGAEYSNNVPVWSLRLLPALSGAFSVPMAYQIVSELSFSHCAAMGAALLILIENALITQSRLILLESVLIFCNLLAVLSYLKFSNSQKHSPFSLSWWFWLILTGVACSCAVGIKYTGVFTYLLLLSVAAVQAWHVIGDQTLSSVCVFCHLVARAVALLVIPVIMYLLFFYVHLILLYRSGPHDQIMSSAFQASLEGGLARITQGQPLEVAYGSQVTLRNVFGKPMPCWLHSHQNTYPMIYENGRGSSHQQQVTCYPFKDVNNWWIVKDPGRHQLVVNNPLKPVRHGDIVQLVHGLTTRFLNTHDVAAPVSPHSQEVSCYIDYNISMPVQNLWRLDIINRETDTDIWKTILSEVRFVHVNTSAILKLSGAHLPDWGFRQLEVVGEKLSRGYHESMVWNVEEHRYGESQEQKERELELHSPTQADISRNLSFMARFSELQWRMLTLKSDDSEHKYSSTPLEWVTLDTNIIYWLHPRTSAQIHLLGNLVIWASASLATLVYVLLFCWYLLRRRRNVCDLPEDCWLRWVLAGSLCGGGWAVNYLPFFLMEKTLFLYHYLPALTFQIILLPVVMQHVRDHLCRSQLQRNVFSALIVAWYSTACHVFNTLRPLTYGDKSLSASELKALRWKDSWDILIRKH, from the exons ATGCTGGGAATTTTGAACCGCCCAATAGTGGTGACTGCTGACATCAACTTGAATTTCGTGGCCCTGGCAGGGATGGGATTGCTGAGCCGACTGTGGCGACTCACCTACCCTCGGGCTGTGGT tttTGATGAAGTCTATTATGGGCAATACATCTCCTTTTACATGAAACGGATCTTCTTCTTGGATGGGAGTGGACCGCCATTGGGCCACATGCTGCTGGCCTTGGGAG GTTATTTAGGAGGATTTGATGGTAACTTTTTGTGGAACAGAATTGGAGCAG AATACAGCAACAACGTGCCTGTGTGGTCCTTGCGCTTGCTGCCGGCTCTCTCAGGGGCCTTCTCGGTCCCCATGGCCTACCAGATAGTGTCAGAACTCAGCTTCTCTCACTGTGCTGCCATGGGAGCTGCTCTCTTGATCCTTATAG AGAATGCTCTGATCACTCAGTCAAGGCTAATCCTGTTGGAATCGGTGTTAATATTTTGTAACCTATTGGCCGTATTGTCCTACCTGAAGTTCTCCAACTCCCAAAAGCACAG CCCTTTTTCTCTAAGCTGGTGGTTTTGGCTAATCCTGACTGGAGTTGCCTGTTCCTGCGCGGTTGG CATAAAATACACAGGTGTTTTCACATACTTGCTCCTGCTCAGCGTCGCTGCTGTCCAGGCCTGGCACGTGATTGGAGACCAGACCTTATCCAGT GTCTGTGTGTTCTGTCACTTGGTAGCCAGAGCAGTGGCTTTGTTGGTCATCCCGGTCATCATGTACTTACTTTTCTTCTACGTCCACTTGATTCTACTCTACCGCTCTGGGCCCCATGACCAAATCATGTCTAGTGCTTTCCAGGCCAGCTTGGAG GGAGGACTGGCGCGGATCACCCAAGGCCAGCCCCTGGAGGTGGCCTACGGTTCCCAGGTCACGCTGCGGAATGTCTTTGGCAAACCCATGCCCTGCTggctgcattcccaccagaaCACCTACCCCATGAT ATATGAGAATGGCCGAGGCAGCTCCCATCAGCAGCAGGTGACCTGTTACCCCTTCAAAGATGTCAATAACTGGTGGATTGTAAAGGACCCTGGGAG GCACCAGCTGGTGGTGAACAACCCCCTGAAACCTGTACGCCACGGAGACATCGTGCAGCTGGTCCACGGCCTGACCACCCGCTTCCTCAACAC GCACGACGTGGCAGCACCCGTGAGCCCCCATTCCCAGGAGGTCTCCTGCTACATCGACTATAACATCTCCATGCCTGTCCAGAACCTGTGGAGACTG GACATCATCAATAGAGAGACAGATACGGATATTTGGAAGACCATTTTGTCAGAGGTCCGGTTTGTACACGTGAACACTTCTGCCATCTTGAAG TTGAGTGGGGCACACCTACCTGACTGGGGCTTCCGGCAGCTGGAGGTCGTTGGGGAGAAACTGTCACGGGGCTACCACGAGAGCATGGTGTGGAATGTGGAGGAGCACCGGTATGGGGAAA GCCAGGAACAGAAGGAGAGGGAACTAGAGCTGCACTCACCTACGCAGGCTGACATCAGTAGAAATCTCAGCTTCATGGCCAGATTCTCGGAATTGCAG TGGAGGATGCTGACGTTGAAAAGTGATGATTCCGAACACAAGTACAGCTCCACTCCCCTGGAGTGGGTCACCCTGGATACCAACATCATCTACTGGCTGCACCCCAGGACCAGT GCTCAGATCCACCTGCTCGGGAACCTCGTCATCTGGGCCTCGGCCAGCCTCGCCACGCTAGTGTACGTGCTGCTCTTCTGCTGGTACCTGCTCAGACGCCGGAGGAACGTCTGTGACCTCCCTGAGG ATTGCTGGCTGCGCTGGGTGCTGGCTGGGTCCCTGTGTGGTGGGGGCTGGGCGGTGAATTACCTGCCTTTCTTCCTGATGGAGAAGACACTCTTCCTTTACCACTACCTGCCGGCGCTCACTTTTCAAATCATCCTGCTCCCCGTGGTTATGCAGCACGTGAGGGACCACCTGTGCAG GTCCCAGCTCCAGAGAAATGTCTTCAGCGCCTTGATTGTAGCCTGGTATTCTACCGCGTGTCACGTATTTAACACCCTACGCCCACTAACCTATGGGGACAAGTCTCTCTCTGCAAGTGAACTCAAGGCCCTTCGCTGGAAAGATAGTTGGGACATCTTGATTCGAAAACACTAG
- the UCK1 gene encoding uridine-cytidine kinase 1 isoform X1, whose protein sequence is MASAGGGDCGGAVAEADRPHQRPFLIGVSGGTASGKSTVCEKIMELLGQNEVDHRQRKLVILSQDRFYKVLTAEQKAKALKGQYNFDHPDAFDNDLMHRTLKNIVEGKTVEVPTYDFVTHSRLLETTVVYPADVVLFEGILVFYSQEIRDMFHLRLFVDTDSDVRLSRRVLRDVHRGRDLEQILTQYTTFVKPAFEEFCLPTKKYADVIIPRGVDNMVAINLIVQHIQDILNGDICKWHRGGSNGRSYKRTFSEPGDHPGVLTSGKRSHLESSSRPH, encoded by the exons ATGGCTTCAGCTGGAGGCGGCGACTGCGGGGGCGCCGTGGCGGAGGCGGACCGCCCTCACCAGCGGCCCTTCCTGATCGGGGTGAGCGGCGGCACCGCGAGTGGGAAG TCAACTGTGTGTGAGAAGATCATGGAGCTGCTGGGGCAGAATGAAGTTGACCACCGGCAGCGGAAGTTGGTCATCCTAAGCCAAGACAGGTTCTATAAGGTCCTGACGGCAGAGCAGAAGGCCAAGGCCTTGAAGGGACAGTACAATTTCGACCACCCAG ATGCTTTTGATAATGATTTGATGCACAGGACCCTGAAAAACATTGTGGAGGGCAAAACCGTTGAGGTTCCAACCTATGATTTTGTGACCCATTCAAG GTTACTGGAGACCACGGTGGTCTACCCTGCAGACGTGGTTCTGTTTGAGGGAATTTTGGTGTTCTACAGCCAGGAGATCCGGGATATGTTTCACCTGCGCCTCTTTGTGGACACTGACTCTGATGTTAGGCTGTCACGAAGAG TTCTCCGGGACGTCCATCGGGGGAGGGACCTGGAGCAGATTCTCACACAGTACACCACCTTTGTCAAGCCGGCCTTTGAGGAGTTCTGCCTGCCG ACAAAGAAGTATGCCGATGTGATAATCCCTCGAGGGGTTGACAATATGG TTGCGATCAACCTGATCGTGCAGCATATCCAGGACATTCTGAATGGTGACATCTGCAAGTGGCACCGAGGAGGGTCCAATGGGCGGAGCTACAAGAGGACATTTTCTGAGCCAGGAGACCATCCCGGAGTGCTGACCTCTGGCAAACGATCCCACTTAGAGTCCAGCAGCAGACCCCACTGA
- the UCK1 gene encoding uridine-cytidine kinase 1 isoform X2, translated as MASAGGGDCGGAVAEADRPHQRPFLIGSTVCEKIMELLGQNEVDHRQRKLVILSQDRFYKVLTAEQKAKALKGQYNFDHPDAFDNDLMHRTLKNIVEGKTVEVPTYDFVTHSRLLETTVVYPADVVLFEGILVFYSQEIRDMFHLRLFVDTDSDVRLSRRVLRDVHRGRDLEQILTQYTTFVKPAFEEFCLPTKKYADVIIPRGVDNMVAINLIVQHIQDILNGDICKWHRGGSNGRSYKRTFSEPGDHPGVLTSGKRSHLESSSRPH; from the exons ATGGCTTCAGCTGGAGGCGGCGACTGCGGGGGCGCCGTGGCGGAGGCGGACCGCCCTCACCAGCGGCCCTTCCTGATCGGG TCAACTGTGTGTGAGAAGATCATGGAGCTGCTGGGGCAGAATGAAGTTGACCACCGGCAGCGGAAGTTGGTCATCCTAAGCCAAGACAGGTTCTATAAGGTCCTGACGGCAGAGCAGAAGGCCAAGGCCTTGAAGGGACAGTACAATTTCGACCACCCAG ATGCTTTTGATAATGATTTGATGCACAGGACCCTGAAAAACATTGTGGAGGGCAAAACCGTTGAGGTTCCAACCTATGATTTTGTGACCCATTCAAG GTTACTGGAGACCACGGTGGTCTACCCTGCAGACGTGGTTCTGTTTGAGGGAATTTTGGTGTTCTACAGCCAGGAGATCCGGGATATGTTTCACCTGCGCCTCTTTGTGGACACTGACTCTGATGTTAGGCTGTCACGAAGAG TTCTCCGGGACGTCCATCGGGGGAGGGACCTGGAGCAGATTCTCACACAGTACACCACCTTTGTCAAGCCGGCCTTTGAGGAGTTCTGCCTGCCG ACAAAGAAGTATGCCGATGTGATAATCCCTCGAGGGGTTGACAATATGG TTGCGATCAACCTGATCGTGCAGCATATCCAGGACATTCTGAATGGTGACATCTGCAAGTGGCACCGAGGAGGGTCCAATGGGCGGAGCTACAAGAGGACATTTTCTGAGCCAGGAGACCATCCCGGAGTGCTGACCTCTGGCAAACGATCCCACTTAGAGTCCAGCAGCAGACCCCACTGA
- the POMT1 gene encoding protein O-mannosyl-transferase 1 isoform X3 has product MKPLGIVPGGWVKPQGQKRVPRKVQSCREEGILLSLLFYKMLGILNRPIVVTADINLNFVALAGMGLLSRLWRLTYPRAVVFDEVYYGQYISFYMKRIFFLDGSGPPLGHMLLALGGYLGGFDGNFLWNRIGAEYSNNVPVWSLRLLPALSGAFSVPMAYQIVSELSFSHCAAMGAALLILIENALITQSRLILLESVLIFCNLLAVLSYLKFSNSQKHSPFSLSWWFWLILTGVACSCAVGIKYTGVFTYLLLLSVAAVQAWHVIGDQTLSSVCVFCHLVARAVALLVIPVIMYLLFFYVHLILLYRSGPHDQIMSSAFQASLEGGLARITQGQPLEVAYGSQVTLRNVFGKPMPCWLHSHQNTYPMIYENGRGSSHQQQVTCYPFKDVNNWWIVKDPGRHQLVVNNPLKPVRHGDIVQLVHGLTTRFLNTHDVAAPVSPHSQEVSCYIDYNISMPVQNLWRLDIINRETDTDIWKTILSEVRFVHVNTSAILKWRMLTLKSDDSEHKYSSTPLEWVTLDTNIIYWLHPRTSAQIHLLGNLVIWASASLATLVYVLLFCWYLLRRRRNVCDLPEDCWLRWVLAGSLCGGGWAVNYLPFFLMEKTLFLYHYLPALTFQIILLPVVMQHVRDHLCRSQLQRNVFSALIVAWYSTACHVFNTLRPLTYGDKSLSASELKALRWKDSWDILIRKH; this is encoded by the exons ATGAAACCTTTGGGAATAGTGCCAGGGGGGTGGGTGAAGCCTCAGGGACAGAAAAGAGTGCCAAGGAAGGTGCAGTCTTGCAGAGAAGAGG GCATCCTTCTGAGCCTGCTCTTCTACAAGATGCTGGGAATTTTGAACCGCCCAATAGTGGTGACTGCTGACATCAACTTGAATTTCGTGGCCCTGGCAGGGATGGGATTGCTGAGCCGACTGTGGCGACTCACCTACCCTCGGGCTGTGGT tttTGATGAAGTCTATTATGGGCAATACATCTCCTTTTACATGAAACGGATCTTCTTCTTGGATGGGAGTGGACCGCCATTGGGCCACATGCTGCTGGCCTTGGGAG GTTATTTAGGAGGATTTGATGGTAACTTTTTGTGGAACAGAATTGGAGCAG AATACAGCAACAACGTGCCTGTGTGGTCCTTGCGCTTGCTGCCGGCTCTCTCAGGGGCCTTCTCGGTCCCCATGGCCTACCAGATAGTGTCAGAACTCAGCTTCTCTCACTGTGCTGCCATGGGAGCTGCTCTCTTGATCCTTATAG AGAATGCTCTGATCACTCAGTCAAGGCTAATCCTGTTGGAATCGGTGTTAATATTTTGTAACCTATTGGCCGTATTGTCCTACCTGAAGTTCTCCAACTCCCAAAAGCACAG CCCTTTTTCTCTAAGCTGGTGGTTTTGGCTAATCCTGACTGGAGTTGCCTGTTCCTGCGCGGTTGG CATAAAATACACAGGTGTTTTCACATACTTGCTCCTGCTCAGCGTCGCTGCTGTCCAGGCCTGGCACGTGATTGGAGACCAGACCTTATCCAGT GTCTGTGTGTTCTGTCACTTGGTAGCCAGAGCAGTGGCTTTGTTGGTCATCCCGGTCATCATGTACTTACTTTTCTTCTACGTCCACTTGATTCTACTCTACCGCTCTGGGCCCCATGACCAAATCATGTCTAGTGCTTTCCAGGCCAGCTTGGAG GGAGGACTGGCGCGGATCACCCAAGGCCAGCCCCTGGAGGTGGCCTACGGTTCCCAGGTCACGCTGCGGAATGTCTTTGGCAAACCCATGCCCTGCTggctgcattcccaccagaaCACCTACCCCATGAT ATATGAGAATGGCCGAGGCAGCTCCCATCAGCAGCAGGTGACCTGTTACCCCTTCAAAGATGTCAATAACTGGTGGATTGTAAAGGACCCTGGGAG GCACCAGCTGGTGGTGAACAACCCCCTGAAACCTGTACGCCACGGAGACATCGTGCAGCTGGTCCACGGCCTGACCACCCGCTTCCTCAACAC GCACGACGTGGCAGCACCCGTGAGCCCCCATTCCCAGGAGGTCTCCTGCTACATCGACTATAACATCTCCATGCCTGTCCAGAACCTGTGGAGACTG GACATCATCAATAGAGAGACAGATACGGATATTTGGAAGACCATTTTGTCAGAGGTCCGGTTTGTACACGTGAACACTTCTGCCATCTTGAAG TGGAGGATGCTGACGTTGAAAAGTGATGATTCCGAACACAAGTACAGCTCCACTCCCCTGGAGTGGGTCACCCTGGATACCAACATCATCTACTGGCTGCACCCCAGGACCAGT GCTCAGATCCACCTGCTCGGGAACCTCGTCATCTGGGCCTCGGCCAGCCTCGCCACGCTAGTGTACGTGCTGCTCTTCTGCTGGTACCTGCTCAGACGCCGGAGGAACGTCTGTGACCTCCCTGAGG ATTGCTGGCTGCGCTGGGTGCTGGCTGGGTCCCTGTGTGGTGGGGGCTGGGCGGTGAATTACCTGCCTTTCTTCCTGATGGAGAAGACACTCTTCCTTTACCACTACCTGCCGGCGCTCACTTTTCAAATCATCCTGCTCCCCGTGGTTATGCAGCACGTGAGGGACCACCTGTGCAG GTCCCAGCTCCAGAGAAATGTCTTCAGCGCCTTGATTGTAGCCTGGTATTCTACCGCGTGTCACGTATTTAACACCCTACGCCCACTAACCTATGGGGACAAGTCTCTCTCTGCAAGTGAACTCAAGGCCCTTCGCTGGAAAGATAGTTGGGACATCTTGATTCGAAAACACTAG
- the POMT1 gene encoding protein O-mannosyl-transferase 1 isoform X4: MLGILNRPIVVTADINLNFVALAGMGLLSRLWRLTYPRAVVFDEVYYGQYISFYMKRIFFLDGSGPPLGHMLLALGGYLGGFDGNFLWNRIGAEYSNNVPVWSLRLLPALSGAFSVPMAYQIVSELSFSHCAAMGAALLILIENALITQSRLILLESVLIFCNLLAVLSYLKFSNSQKHSPFSLSWWFWLILTGVACSCAVGIKYTGVFTYLLLLSVAAVQAWHVIGDQTLSSVCVFCHLVARAVALLVIPVIMYLLFFYVHLILLYRSGPHDQIMSSAFQASLEGGLARITQGQPLEVAYGSQVTLRNVFGKPMPCWLHSHQNTYPMIYENGRGSSHQQQVTCYPFKDVNNWWIVKDPGRHQLVVNNPLKPVRHGDIVQLVHGLTTRFLNTHDVAAPVSPHSQEVSCYIDYNISMPVQNLWRLDIINRETDTDIWKTILSEVRFVHVNTSAILKWRMLTLKSDDSEHKYSSTPLEWVTLDTNIIYWLHPRTSAQIHLLGNLVIWASASLATLVYVLLFCWYLLRRRRNVCDLPEDCWLRWVLAGSLCGGGWAVNYLPFFLMEKTLFLYHYLPALTFQIILLPVVMQHVRDHLCRSQLQRNVFSALIVAWYSTACHVFNTLRPLTYGDKSLSASELKALRWKDSWDILIRKH; encoded by the exons ATGCTGGGAATTTTGAACCGCCCAATAGTGGTGACTGCTGACATCAACTTGAATTTCGTGGCCCTGGCAGGGATGGGATTGCTGAGCCGACTGTGGCGACTCACCTACCCTCGGGCTGTGGT tttTGATGAAGTCTATTATGGGCAATACATCTCCTTTTACATGAAACGGATCTTCTTCTTGGATGGGAGTGGACCGCCATTGGGCCACATGCTGCTGGCCTTGGGAG GTTATTTAGGAGGATTTGATGGTAACTTTTTGTGGAACAGAATTGGAGCAG AATACAGCAACAACGTGCCTGTGTGGTCCTTGCGCTTGCTGCCGGCTCTCTCAGGGGCCTTCTCGGTCCCCATGGCCTACCAGATAGTGTCAGAACTCAGCTTCTCTCACTGTGCTGCCATGGGAGCTGCTCTCTTGATCCTTATAG AGAATGCTCTGATCACTCAGTCAAGGCTAATCCTGTTGGAATCGGTGTTAATATTTTGTAACCTATTGGCCGTATTGTCCTACCTGAAGTTCTCCAACTCCCAAAAGCACAG CCCTTTTTCTCTAAGCTGGTGGTTTTGGCTAATCCTGACTGGAGTTGCCTGTTCCTGCGCGGTTGG CATAAAATACACAGGTGTTTTCACATACTTGCTCCTGCTCAGCGTCGCTGCTGTCCAGGCCTGGCACGTGATTGGAGACCAGACCTTATCCAGT GTCTGTGTGTTCTGTCACTTGGTAGCCAGAGCAGTGGCTTTGTTGGTCATCCCGGTCATCATGTACTTACTTTTCTTCTACGTCCACTTGATTCTACTCTACCGCTCTGGGCCCCATGACCAAATCATGTCTAGTGCTTTCCAGGCCAGCTTGGAG GGAGGACTGGCGCGGATCACCCAAGGCCAGCCCCTGGAGGTGGCCTACGGTTCCCAGGTCACGCTGCGGAATGTCTTTGGCAAACCCATGCCCTGCTggctgcattcccaccagaaCACCTACCCCATGAT ATATGAGAATGGCCGAGGCAGCTCCCATCAGCAGCAGGTGACCTGTTACCCCTTCAAAGATGTCAATAACTGGTGGATTGTAAAGGACCCTGGGAG GCACCAGCTGGTGGTGAACAACCCCCTGAAACCTGTACGCCACGGAGACATCGTGCAGCTGGTCCACGGCCTGACCACCCGCTTCCTCAACAC GCACGACGTGGCAGCACCCGTGAGCCCCCATTCCCAGGAGGTCTCCTGCTACATCGACTATAACATCTCCATGCCTGTCCAGAACCTGTGGAGACTG GACATCATCAATAGAGAGACAGATACGGATATTTGGAAGACCATTTTGTCAGAGGTCCGGTTTGTACACGTGAACACTTCTGCCATCTTGAAG TGGAGGATGCTGACGTTGAAAAGTGATGATTCCGAACACAAGTACAGCTCCACTCCCCTGGAGTGGGTCACCCTGGATACCAACATCATCTACTGGCTGCACCCCAGGACCAGT GCTCAGATCCACCTGCTCGGGAACCTCGTCATCTGGGCCTCGGCCAGCCTCGCCACGCTAGTGTACGTGCTGCTCTTCTGCTGGTACCTGCTCAGACGCCGGAGGAACGTCTGTGACCTCCCTGAGG ATTGCTGGCTGCGCTGGGTGCTGGCTGGGTCCCTGTGTGGTGGGGGCTGGGCGGTGAATTACCTGCCTTTCTTCCTGATGGAGAAGACACTCTTCCTTTACCACTACCTGCCGGCGCTCACTTTTCAAATCATCCTGCTCCCCGTGGTTATGCAGCACGTGAGGGACCACCTGTGCAG GTCCCAGCTCCAGAGAAATGTCTTCAGCGCCTTGATTGTAGCCTGGTATTCTACCGCGTGTCACGTATTTAACACCCTACGCCCACTAACCTATGGGGACAAGTCTCTCTCTGCAAGTGAACTCAAGGCCCTTCGCTGGAAAGATAGTTGGGACATCTTGATTCGAAAACACTAG